In Pseudobacter ginsenosidimutans, the following are encoded in one genomic region:
- a CDS encoding CoA transferase subunit A, with the protein MNKVVANADEAVKDIQDGATIMLGGFGLCGIPENSIAALVRSGVKNLTCISNNAGVDDFGLGLMLKTRQIKKMMSSYVGENAEFERQLLNGELEVDLIPQGTLATRIQMAGMGIPAFYTPAGYGTEIAAGKEVREFNGKMYLMEHALHASFSIVKAWKGDTMGNLVFRKTTRNFSTSMAKAGDITIAEVEHLVKPGEIDPDDVHVAGIYVHRIFQGSNYEKRIERRTVKL; encoded by the coding sequence ATGAACAAAGTTGTTGCAAATGCCGATGAGGCAGTAAAAGATATACAGGACGGAGCCACCATCATGTTGGGTGGCTTTGGTCTTTGTGGTATCCCCGAGAACAGTATTGCGGCGCTGGTGCGCAGCGGGGTGAAGAACCTTACCTGCATCTCCAATAATGCCGGTGTGGATGATTTTGGATTGGGCCTGATGCTGAAGACCCGCCAGATCAAAAAGATGATGAGCTCCTATGTGGGAGAGAATGCAGAGTTCGAGCGCCAGTTGCTCAATGGAGAACTGGAAGTGGACCTTATTCCGCAAGGGACGCTGGCTACGCGCATACAGATGGCCGGTATGGGCATTCCCGCTTTCTATACGCCGGCAGGTTATGGAACTGAAATAGCCGCAGGAAAAGAAGTGCGCGAGTTCAATGGAAAGATGTACCTGATGGAACATGCTCTGCATGCGTCTTTCTCTATCGTAAAAGCCTGGAAAGGCGATACCATGGGCAACCTGGTATTCCGCAAAACCACCCGGAATTTCTCTACCTCCATGGCGAAAGCGGGTGATATCACCATTGCGGAAGTAGAGCATCTGGTAAAACCCGGCGAGATCGATCCGGATGACGTACATGTGGCCGGAATCTACGTCCACCGCATCTTTCAGGGCTCCAATTATGA
- a CDS encoding DUF4296 domain-containing protein: MMRSHFVKRKRGSIVWIIGIAVVLGLGACSDKNKVPSGVLDRESMQAVMWDMILADRYAITYFPSDTSKRKDIKTETLKLYDQVFQIHDISQEEFLKSYRFYLSRPDISKSMFDSIYTRANRKRDEELQERQREQQKKDSLQNLKMKDTVYAKSYRDSIANKRKADSVANKLRADSIAKKIKPANPKMKLDSADLKRRKDSVLNRLRNRARDQRLKPVP; encoded by the coding sequence ATGATGCGTTCGCACTTTGTGAAACGGAAGAGAGGAAGTATTGTATGGATCATAGGAATCGCTGTGGTGCTGGGTTTGGGCGCTTGCTCCGATAAGAACAAAGTCCCTTCAGGTGTGCTGGACCGTGAGTCTATGCAGGCAGTAATGTGGGATATGATCCTGGCAGACCGGTATGCTATCACCTATTTCCCTTCGGATACCTCCAAGCGTAAGGATATCAAGACTGAAACCCTCAAGCTGTACGATCAGGTATTCCAGATCCATGATATTTCACAGGAAGAGTTCCTGAAAAGCTACAGGTTCTATTTGTCCCGTCCGGACATCAGTAAATCGATGTTCGATTCCATCTATACCCGCGCCAATCGCAAAAGGGACGAAGAGTTGCAGGAGCGCCAGCGTGAACAGCAGAAAAAAGATTCTCTCCAGAACCTGAAAATGAAGGATACTGTATATGCTAAATCATATAGAGATTCCATCGCCAATAAACGGAAAGCTGATTCGGTTGCCAACAAATTGAGGGCAGACTCTATCGCCAAAAAAATAAAACCTGCCAATCCAAAAATGAAACTGGATTCGGCAGACCTGAAACGCAGGAAGGATTCCGTGCTCAACAGATTACGCAACAGGGCCAGGGACCAGCGTTTGAAGCCCGTGCCATAA
- the porD gene encoding type IX secretion system protein PorD has product MRKQILLILTVAVLPIMIQAQELNARVSINAGRVSSQTDKKVFSTLQNTITNFLNTRKWTNETFQANEKINCNFLVNILEAQPGNIYKATLTVQAARPVFNTNYETPLINFQDDGLTFRYVEFQPFEFNDNRVSGSDPLVSNLSAVFAYYVYMILGLDFNSFSLRGGDPYFQKAQNVVNNAPENRDITGWKAFDGLRNRYWLVENLVNNRYNSIHEAMYSYYRLGMDHMYENENEGRTAVLNTLSMLNSLNNDIGNTMIIPFFLQGKSQELIRIFKKATPEEKQKARDILQKIDISNANTYKSELK; this is encoded by the coding sequence ATGCGTAAACAGATATTGCTGATACTCACAGTGGCTGTTTTGCCAATCATGATCCAGGCGCAGGAGCTCAATGCCCGCGTCAGTATCAATGCCGGCCGCGTGAGCTCACAAACGGATAAGAAGGTGTTCTCCACGCTGCAGAACACCATCACCAATTTTCTCAATACCAGAAAATGGACCAATGAAACTTTTCAGGCCAATGAAAAGATCAATTGCAATTTCCTGGTGAACATCCTGGAAGCGCAACCTGGCAATATTTACAAAGCCACACTAACGGTGCAGGCTGCACGTCCCGTATTCAATACCAACTACGAAACGCCATTGATCAATTTTCAGGACGATGGCCTTACCTTCCGCTACGTGGAATTCCAGCCTTTCGAGTTCAACGACAATCGCGTGTCCGGCTCAGATCCGCTGGTATCCAACCTCAGCGCCGTGTTTGCGTATTATGTGTACATGATCCTGGGCCTCGATTTCAATTCCTTTTCACTCCGTGGCGGCGATCCTTATTTCCAGAAAGCACAAAATGTAGTGAACAATGCTCCTGAGAACAGGGATATCACCGGCTGGAAAGCATTCGACGGATTGCGCAACCGCTACTGGCTGGTGGAGAACCTGGTGAACAACCGCTACAATTCCATTCACGAAGCCATGTACAGCTATTACAGGCTCGGAATGGACCATATGTATGAGAACGAAAATGAAGGCCGTACAGCAGTACTGAATACCCTCAGTATGCTCAACAGCCTCAATAACGATATCGGCAATACGATGATCATCCCTTTCTTCCTCCAGGGCAAATCCCAGGAACTGATCAGGATCTTCAAAAAAGCCACACCCGAAGAAAAACAGAAAGCGCGGGATATCCTCCAGAAGATCGATATCTCCAACGCCAACACCTATAAATCGGAATTGAAATGA